The following nucleotide sequence is from Coffea eugenioides isolate CCC68of chromosome 10, Ceug_1.0, whole genome shotgun sequence.
AATTTTCAAACTATTTATGTGCTACCAACTTTCGTCTCAGGCACCTATAGATATCTTTCCTATATCTTATGCAACACCTAAAAGGGCACTTGGTTTATACTTTGGAAATGGAATTGGATACAGAATGACATAATGCATATAAATCTTAAGGAATGagaaattaagaatgaataatataaaaaaaaaaaaaaaaaaaaacaggaggGGTATGAGCTGTGACATAATCCAACACCTAAAGAACAGGATGGGTATGAACTTTGACATGGTGCATATAAATCTTAAGGCATGagaaattaagaatgaataatataaaaaataaatatgtaaaagAGATGAAATTGGTTAAAATTGCAATTGAATATTTAAGATCAAAATCGAATTGAAATTGTTTTAACCAAAATTTAATTGAAATCAAATTCACAAAAATTGATGGACCAAATTTGCTTTAATTCGGTCAAAAGTTTGATtaaatcaaaattgaaattttttctAACTTAAAGGGTGCTAAGTGACATTGTCAATAACTTTagaggaggtttctgaaattatcccttatacCGTTTGAATGGTAAGCTTTTTaagtgtttgtctaaaattttattgtaacttATTATAGaatttatagaaaaatttttgtggaaaaattgaaaaacttttttattttttcctttccttttatgtttctttcttttttcttttcttttctttcttcttcttcgtccCTCCCACAACCTATACTCCAACCGCCAAGGGCCCAACACCTCTCCCAGTGCCAATGCCATCACCATctctcctccttttttttttgtctctctctctctctctctctctctctctctcttcttctttcccCCTTCTTTTGGATTTGGTCTTCATTCGGCAGGGGAAAGGCAATGATGTTAAACATGGATCTCATAATGATTCGCTAAACTACTGAATTAGGAGTTAATTGATCGGATTGGTCGAACCATTTTTTAAAACTCACTGACGTCGGCATAACGTCAcaatgattttatatttttataagtttcaaaaatattgaaattaagttcTTGGTTATATTCGATTAACCATACAAAATGTTACAAAAATATTACACttgcaatcaaatatacacctaaaaattatatataaaattgtGAAATTATGTATAAAATATGTCCATTCTGCAAAATTActttaaaaactaaattaaaaaaattatacctaCTTTGTGATCTTTTTGTTGGGAAAATGGCTTTATAACGCAAGCTGAAATCACTGATGATAAATTGATAAGATGATAGGGATGAAAATTTCTTGATTTAGAGATTATTTAGGGAAATgagtgattttgatgttttcaCAAAGTGGttggcatttttttttattcctattaataaataaaagtttTACAATTTAGATAACCCAAATTATGTTTcaggaaaacaagaaagaaatatttgaGAACCAGATCACTTGTGTGCCcgattttttacatttttttattgatttttgatcaaaatgatttTGTGTtactaatcaattcagaaaggGAACCGGTTCACGGTCGAACAAATCGAACTAGCCAGTCTGGTCCAGATCTAACAACActagagaaagaagaagagaagaaaggaagagagagagtgtgtgagaaaaagagaggaactGAAGTGGCGAGGGTGACAAACTGAGGTAGGAGGGTTGAGAAAGGAGGGTAGTGATAGAAAAGAGGAATGGATGTATATTTTTGGGTATTATGGGATGTgtactttgaaaattttgtggGCTCTTCGAGGTTACTATAgacaaaattagaaaatttttggcTCTATATGAATTATATGTTTATGGGGGTATTCATCAAAAGATTTACTATAATAGTATttgtgaaaaacttttacatAATAAACTGGGGAAAGGGAGGGAAGGGAAGGGGACAGGGGAGGAGAAGGAAGGAGGGGGAtgaagagggagagggagaggcgATAGTGGTAGTGACAATGGAGGAGGGAGAAGGAGCGGAGTGGTGGCAATGGTGGATGAGGtagtatgtgatgaatggaaaCAAAATGTGatagaattttttaaaatatttttgtaaattgTATTTGAAATTGTGtatatttttggagtttttttgGGAATTATTTTTGGAGTTATTACTGTAGACTTTACAaacaaaaacattttttttttaaagtgcaATTCATCTATTAAAAGCTAGCAATCCAAATAGACTCCTAAGGGTTTCCGAAGTTGGACATTAAAAAGTGAGATCATCTAAGAATGTTGGGCTGGCTCATTGAAGATCACATCACAAACTCACGACCAATAAATCATAAAAGTCCACTTACGGTCCATTTTGGCCCATTTCTTCACATAACCATATAAATGCTCTCATTCTCGGCACCTCCTCAGTGGAAGCCCTAAAACCCTAGAGGGAGAGAGATCCGTCTCCGCCATCAACGCAACCATGGGTACGGCGCCGTTTCACCATTTCTCTCTTGCGTTCAACAAATCGTCCATTTTCGGGATTATTTCTGATTAATTAATAAATATTTCTGTGTAAAATCAGGGGCTTATACCTACGTTTCGGAGCTATGGAGGAAGAAGCAATCGGATGTGATGAGGTTTCTGCTGAGGGTTCGTTGCTGGGAGTATCGTCAGCTTCCTTCCATTGTCCGGGTTACCAGGCCTACCCGACCCGACAAGGCCCGCCGCCTCGGGTACAAGGCCAAGCAGGTCCGTGGaatagtcctttttttttttcagtttctgTGATGTGAATTTTTTGTTTCTAGGATTTTAGTTTGCAATTGTTGTTTAGATTTTGTACTAATGCAGCTGATTTTGATTGTTTAGGGATCTTGATAGACTTTATTACTACTTATGTTACAAGATGTTTGGAAATGGTTGGCTAATTATGATTTTTCGTTGGATTTTGTGCGTAATTATTTGCTTAACCATTATTTTGTGGGgatttaattgaaagattataaGATGCTCATTTGCAATTTTTCTTGCACCATTTCTTGGCTTAAGTGATAATCTATGTTTTTTCTTTAAAGTTCGATTAGTGTTTTAAGAATTTGAAGGCTTACTTGTAGGACCTAAAGGATGATATTGTAATTGGTACAGCCTTTTGGAATTGCATAAATGGCTGTAGCTATATGATATTACGACTGTATATAGAATGTGGTTAATTTTTGTGGGATACTTTCGAGAAAGGAATCTCTACAGTTGACATCTCCTTACCGAGCACATTGCATTATTTTAGTTCAAGTAGATTGATAGACTGGAACTACTACAAAAGATGATCTGTTTGAGAATATATCTAATCCTACTACCTTGATgctttgcatttcttttattttccttcttttttgcTTGGTACAATGTGACTGTAGATTCATCTCTTTTGGGGGTAAAATTCCTTAAAGTAGCAATTTTGGGTTATATGAATTGTGTGATGTGTGGAAATGATCTTGATGATTTTGAATGATAGACGAAATTGTGATGTGCTCATATATTTCTTCTGTTGTGCTTACTGTCATTACTCACTCAATTTGTTAAGGGTTTCAGTTTCCAACTTTTAATATGCAGTAAGTGATTGATTTTACTTTTCAGGGTTATGTGGTTTACCGTGTACGGGTGAGACGTGGTGGAAGGAAGAGGCCAGTTCCCAAGGGTATTGTATATGGGAAACCCACAAACCAGGGTGTTACTCAGCTGAAGTTTCAGAGAAGCAAGCGCTCAGTTGCAGAGGAGCGAGCTGGAAGAAAACTGGGTGGTCTCAGGGTTCTCAATTCTTATTGGATCAATGAGGTGTGTCCTGAGAGTTTGTTCATTAATTCAATCAAGAATACTGTCTATTAGAACTTCATTGAATTTGATGTGTATGGGTAATTGAAGTAGACTTGTCAGATCATTTTTCTTAAGAATATGAAGATAATGCTTAAAATTTTCCATGCCTTGCACTCTCAAATGCAGGACTCTACCTACAAATACTATGAGGTAATCTTGGTTGATCCTGCCCATGCTGCCATCCGCAATGACCCTAGGATCAACTGGTTGTGCCAGCCAGTCCACAAGCACAGAGAACTTCGTGGACTTACTTCAGCAGGGAAGAAATACAGGGGTCTTCGTGGAAAGGGGCACTTGCACCACAAAGCACGACCATCAAGAAGGGCTACTTGGAAGAGAAACCAGACTCTCTCCCTTCGTCGTTATCGCTAATCTTAGTTGTGTTTTCTTGGTGTGTTCCCTAATTCTGGTCAGCAATTGTTTGCTGAACATGCTTATTAGTTTGTCCGAGACCGGAATGTTGAGTTGTTATGTTTAGCACCTTGGGAAAGATCACAATTTTGTTATGGCTGACGTTTTAAAATATACTTCTCTTGCATATTGATGGTTTTAAGTTCTTCAGGCCTATTTTGAGCCTTTGTGGCTGAATTCTTTTCTTAAATTGACCTTTCTGATAGAGCAAGTTAGTTTTGAATGGTATCTTCTGTTTTAGTGTCCGCGTTTTTAATGAGCTTCTGTAGGAATATGTTATGACCTATTCCAGCTCAGTCGTGCACAACATCCAGTAGCTGGAATTTTTAGGGGATAGAACGCAATGAAGTGTATTGCGTATGAATTTTTAGGGGATTCATATAATCTAAGCTAACTAGGATAGAAAGCAAACTTAAATTTTAAGTAAAAATCTATTTTCCTCGCTGACTTCTGTCTGAAAAGTTCTTTTGCATCACTAGTACACAGCCGAACTTGATGTTCAACAGTTCAAGTGACAAATCTGGGATGTAGAAAGCGGAATGGACAGCAAGATGGATAGAAATCTTGGTTTTCACAAGTCCTAATATGAAGAGGAATTCAGAGAAGTAAAAGCAGCACATCATCATGTCTTGGTAATTATAAGCACCCTATCATTTGTGCATAACCTGTGAATCAAGTCTAATTGATATATTATATACCTCAAACACACTAGGAATCCAGGACATCCATGAGCAAGTAAAATGCACATTTGCTCTAGTATAAAACACAAACTTAGAACTACTACTGATTTATCCACAACTTTCCACTTCTTTGGGAGCTTCGACAGAGGAGTTGAGGAAGCCATAGCTAGTTTCCTGAAAAGGATGAAGCATCAGTAAGACTTGTCTCATCGACAACTATACAGATTTAATACTCCGTTTAGGACGATTGACTAATTTCAGACAGTAATTAACGTATAATTAAGAATTCTTCATGACTGTTGGCCAGCTTCATAATGAACCGCAAATTGCAAAAATAGCATGGCAGTCAAGAACAAGTTATCAGAGTGTCAAAATAGAGGCTATTAGTCAGTTTTAACTTCTATTTAAGACGCCAAAGacaattttttcaacaaaagtCATATTTGACTGAAATATCCCATCATCCATGACAAGTTACTGCCAAAAATGATAGCAAAATTCTTTGGAAGAGAGACGCATACCCTATATAATTGACAGTATGGCTACTCAGGCATTTCTGTCACACTACAACATAATGCTAAACATCCTAGTAAAAATGTAACGCAGCAGGTAAGTTATTAGTGATAAGCAAACAGGAGTATTACGCCCCAGATATTATCCCTTTCAACTGTAAATAGTAATCCATCTAACATATAATCTAGACGCAATCTTAAGTTAAAACATGAACTTTTGTATATGGATGATGGCGGCGATGGGTACCATAGCTGCAGCCTGGTTGACCATAACCCTGGAGATTAGGCTGAATAGGCTGGAGGCGATATTGGTGAATGTTTAGAGGTAGGTTAGCAAGTTGAAGCACTTCACTTGGCTGCTCTTCTCCAGAAAATGGGAATTGATCCAGTATAGCATGCTGTCCTACTAGCTTCAATTCAGTCATTGCCTGTTGATGGCTATGCTCTAGTTCCACACGTTGCTTCTGATAGTAATTACTCATCAACTGCTCAAGAAACACTTGTTTAAGGAAGCAAAAATTGTCCAAGAATGAAACAGGTGTTCCTACTAAGATTTAATTAATTTCTTAATTGAAAATTGAGATGTGAAACTTTGTATAGACTATTGATCAAAAGCCATCATGATAAAATAGAATTAATTAATTTTGATGAGAATTTCTCGAAGAAAAGAACTGATGTTAAACATTTTATAGGACTGATGATCATTCAGATAAGCAGGTAGCATTTTAGTGACGGTAGGCTTCCTTCTGTTTCAAAAACTTACCCAAGTGCAcatttcttggttttctttctcCAGAAGCTTTTCCTAAAAAATCGAAAAGAAAGAGGGATTTAATT
It contains:
- the LOC113748887 gene encoding 60S ribosomal protein L15 produces the protein MGAYTYVSELWRKKQSDVMRFLLRVRCWEYRQLPSIVRVTRPTRPDKARRLGYKAKQGYVVYRVRVRRGGRKRPVPKGIVYGKPTNQGVTQLKFQRSKRSVAEERAGRKLGGLRVLNSYWINEDSTYKYYEVILVDPAHAAIRNDPRINWLCQPVHKHRELRGLTSAGKKYRGLRGKGHLHHKARPSRRATWKRNQTLSLRRYR